The following coding sequences are from one Rutidosis leptorrhynchoides isolate AG116_Rl617_1_P2 chromosome 11, CSIRO_AGI_Rlap_v1, whole genome shotgun sequence window:
- the LOC139875631 gene encoding uncharacterized protein, with amino-acid sequence MEVLTLILKRNVRMEPRFKFHARCEKLKIINLCFADDLFIFSHTNASSVSVLRESLEEFKRCSGLVPSLSKSMDFFSNVSNQLKAQLLAIMHFDEGHLPVRYLGVPLVSSRLMYRDCKILVERVKSKVKDWKNKFLSFAGRVQLIISVLISRKVYWCSVFILSDAIIKDIEKIMRGFLGVKVP; translated from the coding sequence ATGGAGGTGTTGACTCTTATCCTCAAACGTAATGTTCGAATGGAACCCCGATTTAAGTTTCATGCGAGATGTGAGAAATTAAAGATAATTAATTTATGTTTTGCAGATGATCTGTTTATTTTTTCTCACACTAATGCTAGTTCTGTATCGGTTCTTCGCGAATCATTGGAAGAATTCAAAAGATGCTCGGGTCTTGTGCCAAGTTTGTCTAAGAGTATGGATTTTTTCTCTAATGTTTCCAATCAATTAAAAGCCCAACTTTTAGCGATTATGCATTTTGATGAAGGGCATCTACCGGTTCGATACTTGGGAGTTCCGTTAGTCTCGTCTCGGCTTATGTATAGAGATTGTAAAATTCTCGTGGAAAGGGTGAAAAGTAAGGTGAAGGATTGGAAAAATAAGTTTCTATCATTTGCCGGTAGAGTTCAATTGATTATCTCGGTCCTTATTTCTAGGAAAGTTTATTGGTGTTCGGTGTTTATATTATCAGATGCGATTATCAAAGATATTGAGAAGATTATGCGTGGCTTTCTTGGTGTCAAGGTACCATGA